The Calditerrivibrio nitroreducens DSM 19672 genome window below encodes:
- a CDS encoding MMPL family transporter — MKKLLIFAKNNYIAVLIVIFIITLSFASQIPKVVIDPSSDGFMIKGDPEKTYYEKIIKEFGSDNRMIIFLKDRNLFSEDKIKAISEVLEKLEKYKYISKIETVYNQKNIKWRDGGLITEDFLDPFNLPSKEEILQAKRDAIENPILNSNLINKDGTAMAINIIIEKHPEIKSYDTLVSKEIESFLKPLNGVIEEYFQIGGPYFKKSLVEYIIKDQIKLVPLAVLVLFIVVIISLRSFYGALSPLVTAGLSVIWTFGFMGLIGIPINIITVIIPALIIVIGSTEDIHMISEYFEGLEHKQDRHFAIEFMANKMGIAIFLTAFTTIAGFSSIITNDITVLKQFGIVTTFGLIANFIITVFYTPAMLRLRGPLKAPTHSDRSDSNIFQKIANLGLKIVYFNRGFVFGVVVVITVAIGFGMNFLRINNDTISYFKKTSEIRLRADIVKEHLAGAQNFYIVVDAGKPGAFKNPHYLKEIYKIVNHLNETKYFSKSIGISDFIALVNQEMNEGNKKFYVIPESKELIAQYYLLFHRKDIENNVNADFSKANIIVKHNLTSSYELKNAIQEVQNYIKNNIDSSLKIKFTGENVLVNSAADTIAIGQAWSITLVLFIIFFIMSILFLNIKAGLLSLIPNIIPIFFAFGTMGYFGIDLNVGTAMIAAISIGIAVDDTIHLMVRYNSELKRMNDQDLAIQETIHSEVRAVVSTSIALTLGFSVLVLSNFLPVIHFGWLSAMVMVIALFADLIITPLLLSKTRLITLWDMLNIKLKQSVFNSVLFEGMKKWQIKKLVLSSKMKEFKEGEYIIKQGDKERTFYLLLDGKADVFRNTENGESIKITTFEDGQFFGEIALCGDIERTANVVAKTNCLTLEFDWESLERIRKFLPNITAKFFMNLSKVMSIRLKETTEKITKGV; from the coding sequence ATGAAAAAACTTCTGATATTTGCCAAAAATAATTACATAGCTGTATTAATAGTCATTTTTATAATCACTCTGTCCTTTGCTTCTCAGATTCCAAAAGTTGTCATAGACCCTTCTTCTGATGGATTCATGATTAAAGGGGATCCAGAAAAAACTTATTACGAAAAAATAATAAAAGAATTCGGATCAGACAACAGGATGATAATTTTTTTAAAAGATAGAAATCTTTTCAGTGAAGATAAAATCAAGGCAATATCAGAAGTTTTAGAAAAGCTTGAAAAATATAAATATATTTCTAAAATCGAAACTGTATATAATCAAAAAAATATAAAGTGGAGGGATGGGGGACTTATTACTGAGGATTTCTTGGACCCTTTTAACCTCCCTTCAAAAGAAGAAATATTGCAAGCCAAGCGGGATGCAATTGAAAATCCTATACTGAACAGTAATCTTATAAACAAAGATGGCACTGCAATGGCCATAAACATCATCATAGAAAAACACCCAGAAATTAAAAGTTATGACACGCTTGTATCTAAAGAAATAGAATCCTTTCTTAAACCACTAAATGGTGTAATCGAAGAGTATTTTCAGATAGGTGGTCCTTATTTCAAGAAAAGTTTGGTGGAATATATTATTAAAGATCAAATAAAACTCGTACCATTAGCAGTTTTAGTATTATTTATAGTAGTGATTATAAGTCTACGATCTTTTTATGGAGCTTTATCACCCTTAGTAACGGCTGGTTTAAGCGTGATTTGGACATTCGGTTTTATGGGTTTGATTGGTATACCTATAAATATAATCACAGTTATCATTCCAGCTCTTATTATAGTTATAGGTTCAACAGAAGACATACATATGATCTCAGAATACTTTGAAGGACTTGAACATAAACAAGATAGGCATTTTGCAATAGAATTTATGGCAAATAAGATGGGGATCGCTATATTTCTTACAGCTTTTACTACTATTGCTGGATTCTCATCAATAATAACAAATGATATTACAGTTTTAAAACAATTTGGTATAGTCACGACATTTGGTTTAATAGCAAACTTCATAATAACAGTTTTTTATACACCGGCAATGTTAAGATTAAGGGGACCACTGAAAGCTCCAACTCATTCTGATAGATCAGATTCAAATATATTTCAAAAAATAGCTAATCTTGGATTAAAAATTGTATATTTTAACAGAGGTTTTGTTTTTGGAGTTGTAGTTGTAATCACAGTAGCAATAGGTTTTGGGATGAATTTTTTAAGGATTAATAACGATACCATAAGTTATTTTAAAAAAACCTCAGAGATTAGACTTAGAGCAGATATAGTAAAAGAACATTTGGCTGGGGCACAAAATTTTTACATAGTTGTTGATGCTGGTAAACCTGGTGCATTTAAAAATCCACACTACCTCAAAGAAATATACAAAATAGTAAACCACCTAAATGAAACTAAATATTTTTCTAAGTCTATAGGTATAAGTGATTTTATTGCATTAGTAAACCAGGAGATGAATGAAGGTAATAAAAAGTTTTATGTAATTCCAGAAAGCAAAGAACTTATCGCTCAATATTATCTTCTGTTCCATAGAAAAGATATTGAAAACAACGTAAACGCAGATTTTAGCAAAGCTAATATTATCGTCAAACATAATTTAACTTCATCTTATGAACTTAAAAATGCCATTCAAGAAGTTCAGAATTATATAAAAAACAACATAGACTCTTCACTAAAAATCAAGTTTACAGGTGAAAATGTGCTTGTTAACTCTGCGGCAGACACAATTGCCATAGGACAGGCATGGTCTATCACTCTAGTACTTTTTATAATATTTTTTATCATGTCTATATTGTTTTTAAATATAAAAGCTGGGTTACTAAGTCTTATCCCAAATATCATACCTATATTTTTTGCTTTTGGCACAATGGGATACTTCGGCATAGATCTAAATGTAGGAACAGCAATGATAGCAGCCATATCTATAGGCATAGCAGTCGATGATACTATCCATTTGATGGTTAGATATAATTCAGAACTAAAAAGAATGAATGATCAAGATTTAGCAATTCAAGAGACAATACATAGTGAGGTTAGAGCAGTTGTATCAACTTCAATAGCTTTAACACTTGGTTTTAGTGTACTTGTTTTATCGAATTTTTTACCCGTAATACATTTTGGGTGGCTAAGTGCAATGGTCATGGTAATTGCACTTTTTGCAGATCTAATAATAACACCCCTGCTTTTATCAAAAACAAGATTAATTACCCTTTGGGATATGCTAAACATCAAGTTGAAACAAAGTGTTTTCAATTCAGTCCTTTTTGAAGGGATGAAAAAATGGCAGATAAAAAAGCTTGTATTGTCATCGAAAATGAAAGAATTTAAAGAAGGGGAATATATTATAAAACAGGGGGATAAAGAAAGAACTTTTTATCTATTACTTGATGGAAAAGCAGATGTTTTTAGAAACACAGAAAATGGCGAGAGTATAAAAATAACAACTTTTGAAGATGGACAGTTTTTCGGTGAAATTGCCCTTTGTGGAGATATTGAGAGAACAGCAAATGTCGTAGCAAAAACAAATTGTCTAACATTAGAATTCGACTGGGAATCATTGGAAAGGATTAGAAAATTTTTACCAAACATTACAGCAAAATTCTTTATGAATCTTTCTAAGGTAATGAGTATAAGGCTCAAAGAAACAACAGAAAAAATTACCAAAGGAGTATAA
- a CDS encoding outer membrane lipoprotein-sorting protein → MSNILKASLVIIISFFLSLELYATTGKEIMQTQKDRQKTKNEYSYEQMVLVNSDDSKEVRQVTRKVKEVGNDLHKAIVTFLSPADIKGTALLTWEQKDRDDDQWLYMPNLGKMQRIAKGSKKNYFMGTDFTYEDMTSEDINNFNYTILREENKQGKDCWVIEATPVANYSKDTAYSKRILWVSKDIYVTVQIEFYDRKGELIKTQMSSDFKNIGGTIWRAEKTIMNNFKEKHKTLIKTIKIDATTNIDEENFTERFILKGLHTELK, encoded by the coding sequence ATGTCAAACATATTAAAAGCTTCTTTAGTGATAATCATATCTTTTTTTCTTTCCCTCGAGCTATATGCAACCACTGGAAAAGAGATTATGCAAACGCAGAAAGACAGACAAAAAACAAAAAATGAATACTCTTATGAGCAAATGGTTTTGGTCAACTCTGATGATAGTAAAGAAGTAAGGCAGGTTACACGCAAAGTTAAAGAAGTTGGCAACGATTTGCATAAAGCAATTGTTACTTTTCTTTCTCCAGCTGATATAAAAGGAACAGCCCTACTCACCTGGGAACAAAAAGATAGAGATGATGATCAATGGCTTTACATGCCCAATTTAGGAAAAATGCAAAGAATTGCAAAAGGGAGCAAAAAAAACTACTTTATGGGTACTGATTTCACATACGAAGATATGACTAGTGAAGATATTAATAATTTTAACTATACAATATTAAGAGAAGAGAATAAACAAGGTAAAGACTGTTGGGTAATTGAGGCAACTCCAGTTGCAAATTATTCAAAAGATACCGCCTATTCAAAAAGAATCTTATGGGTTTCAAAAGATATATATGTTACTGTTCAAATAGAATTTTATGATAGAAAGGGAGAACTAATTAAAACTCAGATGTCATCTGATTTTAAAAATATCGGAGGAACTATCTGGAGGGCAGAAAAAACTATAATGAATAACTTTAAAGAAAAACATAAAACTCTTATAAAAACTATTAAAATAGATGCCACAACAAACATCGATGAGGAAAATTTTACAGAAAGATTTATTTTGAAAGGATTACATACTGAGCTAAAGTAG
- a CDS encoding D-glycero-alpha-D-manno-heptose-1,7-bisphosphate 7-phosphatase, with translation MGKSVVFIDRDGTINEEAGYINHIDSFKIFDFVPQAIRLLNIHNILVIVVTNQGGIARNYFSEELVKEIHKKMANDLKNKGAILDGIYYCPHYPKAKHPLYGIDCDCRKPKDGLIQQALRDFQIDKNRMFVIGDKWTDLELGEKIGAKKILVRTGYGKGEILSNQNNPIQPDIITENLLYAVYEILSILKNN, from the coding sequence ATGGGAAAATCGGTAGTATTTATTGATAGAGACGGTACTATAAATGAAGAGGCAGGCTATATCAATCATATTGATAGCTTTAAAATCTTCGATTTTGTACCGCAGGCAATAAGACTTTTGAATATCCACAACATATTAGTAATCGTTGTAACCAACCAAGGGGGAATAGCGAGGAACTATTTTTCTGAAGAGCTTGTCAAAGAGATACACAAAAAAATGGCTAATGACTTAAAAAATAAAGGTGCAATTTTAGATGGAATCTATTACTGCCCCCACTATCCTAAAGCCAAACATCCTTTATATGGGATAGATTGTGATTGTAGAAAACCAAAAGATGGACTGATACAGCAGGCTCTTAGAGATTTTCAGATCGATAAAAATCGAATGTTTGTCATTGGAGACAAATGGACTGATCTGGAGCTTGGAGAAAAGATAGGTGCAAAAAAGATACTTGTAAGAACAGGTTATGGAAAAGGTGAGATTTTGTCCAATCAAAATAACCCCATCCAACCAGACATAATAACTGAAAACCTACTGTACGCTGTGTATGAAATCTTAAGCATCTTAAAGAATAATTAA
- a CDS encoding lysophospholipid acyltransferase family protein: MLLIKIIVFLLTRCNLKTLHMIGSVLGITTYYLLPGRRRIARKNLRIALGENFNEKILKESFKNSFKSMMEIFYTNRIDELFIAKNIRLNDLTYIKEALEKCKPIFLITGHIGSWEFLPAVYSSITKGKIAIVGKSTRSKKIDDILHRLRTGENIHFISHSNAIVSIQRFFKKGIPVGALLDQGGLEKNCFFIDFFGIKTTFVKGLPIYASKIGALILIGFLIREDDKYTIKIYPPIEPDERLDHGTAAEKLAYQINQIYEDIIRKYPEQWFTLNKRFKRVLENENGKIGSIY, from the coding sequence ATGCTATTGATTAAAATAATAGTTTTTTTATTAACCAGATGCAATCTTAAAACACTCCATATGATCGGAAGTGTTTTAGGAATAACTACATATTACCTTCTCCCCGGAAGAAGAAGAATTGCCAGAAAAAATCTTAGAATAGCATTGGGGGAAAATTTCAATGAAAAGATTCTGAAGGAAAGTTTTAAAAATAGCTTTAAATCTATGATGGAGATATTTTATACCAACAGAATAGATGAATTATTTATTGCTAAAAATATCAGATTAAACGATCTAACGTACATAAAAGAAGCTTTAGAAAAATGTAAACCTATCTTTTTGATAACAGGCCATATAGGATCATGGGAGTTTTTGCCAGCAGTATATTCATCAATCACAAAAGGTAAAATAGCGATTGTTGGAAAATCCACGAGGAGCAAAAAGATAGATGACATCCTCCACAGACTGAGAACTGGGGAAAATATACATTTTATTTCGCATTCAAACGCAATTGTAAGCATTCAGAGATTTTTCAAAAAAGGGATCCCGGTGGGGGCTTTACTTGATCAGGGTGGACTGGAAAAAAACTGTTTTTTTATAGATTTTTTTGGTATAAAAACCACTTTTGTAAAAGGGCTACCTATTTATGCATCAAAAATTGGTGCACTGATACTTATCGGTTTTCTCATAAGGGAAGATGATAAATATACCATCAAGATATACCCACCAATTGAACCTGATGAAAGATTGGATCATGGCACTGCGGCAGAAAAATTGGCGTACCAGATAAATCAAATTTATGAAGATATTATAAGGAAATATCCAGAACAATGGTTTACATTGAACAAAAGATTTAAAAGAGTTTTGGAGAATGAAAATGGGAAAATCGGTAGTATTTATTGA
- a CDS encoding 3-deoxy-D-manno-octulosonic acid transferase, whose protein sequence is MLNFIYNIILLLLIPILVPLGYIIAYRKGEDKDYFERIGFIKIDKNIEKSIWIHCASVGEVRSIKTLYSTIKREFPDLSIVISTTTATGKRIAAEELNPDVAILLPIENRWAISYLLDILQCKLFIIVDTEIWPNLINTVHKKIPLILINGRISNRSFKRYKMLQFIFKPLLNKFTKIFTKSPEDTDKFKELLTTEDKLKTLGNIKFLNFSRPEDLGIIPPNKRILVAASTHEGEEELVIDAFLDIIDLDIFDQLVIAPRHLNRIDSVKDLCTKKGLKISTLTKYNSDVDAVIVDRFGSLEYLYSLSLKIFVGGSIVNIGGHNIFEALQFKKVIAVGPHMQNFQEIFTLALKYNVVKVIENKKDLIDYLKSQYQNADFENFFKALEFSSREKLNPIIEEIRDAID, encoded by the coding sequence ATGCTAAATTTTATTTATAATATTATTTTACTGCTACTAATTCCAATACTTGTCCCTTTAGGGTATATAATAGCTTACAGAAAAGGTGAAGATAAAGACTATTTTGAGCGTATTGGTTTTATCAAGATAGATAAAAATATAGAAAAGTCGATATGGATCCATTGTGCAAGTGTAGGTGAAGTTAGAAGCATAAAGACTCTATACAGTACCATTAAAAGAGAATTTCCAGATCTATCGATCGTTATCTCCACCACCACAGCTACCGGAAAAAGAATAGCTGCAGAAGAGCTCAATCCCGATGTAGCCATCCTTCTACCCATAGAAAATAGATGGGCTATTTCATACCTCCTGGACATTTTACAATGTAAATTATTCATAATAGTCGACACAGAAATATGGCCAAACCTTATTAATACGGTACATAAAAAAATCCCTCTAATATTGATAAATGGTAGGATTTCCAATAGAAGTTTTAAAAGATATAAAATGCTACAATTTATCTTCAAACCACTACTAAATAAATTTACAAAAATATTTACCAAAAGTCCTGAAGACACTGATAAATTTAAAGAGCTTTTAACCACAGAGGATAAACTGAAAACTTTAGGAAACATCAAATTTTTAAACTTTTCCCGTCCTGAAGATCTTGGAATAATACCTCCAAATAAAAGAATATTAGTAGCCGCAAGTACCCACGAAGGTGAAGAGGAACTTGTCATTGATGCATTTCTGGATATTATCGATTTAGATATATTCGATCAACTTGTAATAGCCCCAAGACATTTAAACAGGATAGACTCCGTGAAAGATTTATGCACCAAAAAAGGTTTAAAGATATCTACCCTTACAAAATACAACTCTGACGTAGATGCAGTAATAGTTGACAGATTTGGCTCGCTTGAGTATTTGTATTCTTTATCCTTAAAAATCTTTGTTGGTGGTTCAATTGTTAATATAGGTGGTCATAATATTTTTGAAGCTCTTCAATTTAAGAAAGTTATTGCCGTAGGTCCTCATATGCAAAACTTTCAAGAAATCTTTACCCTTGCATTAAAATACAATGTCGTAAAAGTAATAGAAAATAAGAAAGATCTTATTGATTATCTCAAATCCCAATACCAGAATGCTGATTTTGAAAATTTTTTCAAAGCACTTGAATTCTCTTCAAGAGAAAAACTCAACCCGATAATTGAGGAGATAAGAGATGCTATTGATTAA
- a CDS encoding lysophospholipid acyltransferase family protein, translating to MKSLLVYLFVLITKLILKTVKYEINGLNRYQEIKASGKRVVFAIWHGQLALFYPMAQYSKSCGIVSRSRDGELAASIIKHFGFASVRGSSSKAGAIAIIEAEKYIKNGYDIVVTVDGPKGPRFSVKNGAIYISRRFDCPIIPVVAYIDKYKMFKSWDRFTFPLPFANIKIFLGDPIKPNPDINKDEIKKETDSLRKIMLEMTEKYAKFYL from the coding sequence ATGAAAAGCTTATTGGTGTACCTGTTTGTTTTAATAACAAAGTTGATATTAAAAACTGTAAAATACGAGATAAATGGTCTAAACAGATACCAGGAAATAAAAGCCAGCGGTAAGCGTGTCGTATTCGCCATATGGCACGGCCAGCTGGCACTTTTTTACCCTATGGCACAATATTCAAAATCATGTGGAATAGTTTCCCGCAGCAGGGATGGTGAACTTGCAGCATCAATAATAAAGCACTTCGGTTTTGCGTCAGTTAGGGGATCATCCTCAAAGGCTGGTGCTATAGCTATAATTGAGGCAGAAAAATACATTAAAAATGGTTATGACATAGTAGTGACTGTAGATGGTCCAAAGGGACCACGCTTTTCCGTTAAAAATGGTGCAATATACATTTCAAGGAGATTCGATTGCCCAATAATTCCTGTAGTAGCCTACATAGATAAGTATAAAATGTTTAAAAGCTGGGACAGGTTTACCTTTCCTTTGCCTTTTGCCAATATAAAAATTTTCCTTGGCGATCCCATAAAACCAAACCCTGATATTAACAAAGATGAGATAAAAAAAGAGACCGACTCTTTAAGAAAGATAATGTTAGAGATGACAGAAAAGTATGCTAAATTTTATTTATAA
- a CDS encoding DegT/DnrJ/EryC1/StrS family aminotransferase codes for MIPMLDIKRELADIGDEIKKEIDKSLNATQFILGPNVKEFEESAAKYLGCKYAIGVASGTDALHLALKAIGIKDGDEVITTPFTFIATAEAIVYCGGKPVFVDVDEETMNIDVNKIESKITDRTKAIIPVHLFGNPCNMDKIKEIANKYNLKIVEDCAQSFGATYRGVKTGNIGDVGCFSFFPSKNLGCYGDGGMITTNDENIYKTALALRNHGSYVRYYHEMIGFNSRLDDIQAAILKIKLKYIDRFNNERRTVAKLYQETIGNCVGYQKETENGINVFHQYTITSDKRDKAIEALKQSEIASAIYYPVPLHLQNAFKYLGYVEGDFPVSEKLAKTVFSLPINPYLEESEVIIIGEIVKKALV; via the coding sequence ATGATACCAATGTTAGATATAAAAAGAGAACTGGCAGATATAGGTGATGAAATAAAAAAAGAGATAGATAAAAGCCTGAATGCCACTCAATTTATACTGGGCCCAAATGTTAAAGAATTTGAAGAAAGTGCTGCCAAATACCTTGGCTGCAAATATGCCATAGGTGTTGCAAGTGGCACAGATGCTCTACATCTTGCACTAAAAGCGATAGGTATTAAAGATGGCGATGAAGTGATAACTACACCATTTACATTTATAGCCACAGCTGAAGCTATAGTGTATTGTGGTGGTAAACCGGTTTTTGTGGATGTGGACGAAGAAACTATGAATATAGATGTAAATAAGATAGAATCTAAAATCACAGACAGAACAAAGGCAATAATTCCTGTACATCTTTTTGGAAATCCATGTAATATGGATAAAATTAAGGAAATAGCAAACAAATATAATCTCAAAATCGTTGAGGATTGTGCCCAGTCTTTCGGTGCCACATACAGAGGAGTAAAAACAGGAAACATAGGGGATGTGGGATGTTTCAGCTTTTTCCCAAGCAAGAATCTTGGATGTTATGGCGATGGGGGAATGATTACTACAAATGACGAAAATATATACAAAACTGCTTTAGCCCTCAGAAACCATGGTTCTTACGTAAGATACTACCATGAGATGATTGGATTTAATTCAAGACTTGATGACATTCAAGCAGCTATCCTCAAAATAAAATTGAAATACATCGATAGGTTTAACAATGAAAGAAGAACAGTGGCAAAACTTTACCAGGAAACAATTGGTAACTGTGTGGGTTATCAGAAAGAGACAGAAAATGGGATTAACGTATTCCATCAGTACACCATCACAAGCGATAAAAGAGATAAAGCAATTGAAGCTTTGAAACAGTCTGAGATCGCTTCAGCAATTTACTATCCCGTTCCTTTACATCTCCAGAACGCCTTCAAATATTTAGGATATGTAGAAGGGGATTTTCCTGTAAGTGAAAAGCTTGCGAAGACAGTTTTCTCTCTGCCAATAAATCCATATCTTGAAGAGTCAGAAGTGATTATAATAGGAGAAATTGTTAAAAAAGCACTTGTATAA
- a CDS encoding PAS domain-containing sensor histidine kinase, producing the protein MIKQLYKRLNPFEIFLILSLLFVLLITLLIYIDKKSSEKLNFYVFKTQEKSILRLITAMEEELANLNLSLNRIEQDETNISKITDQLIIIRDNKTILKNFLEQYELKKSLIKKSEDIFIDNIADVGYLGLYIKRDDKIYMAFSNLEKIINENLFSENIFITYKDDRIVYASEYKDFFNKVKDVKSKSQFSIISNNEKFAITSASFYRDYKIFIYAPFKYYYTGFTDKDVKIGLSAFILGTIILVLLFLIKNSINRFIYEKEKFEKLFQLEHEKFQRIVESIEEGVALIDRNYNLIWANSYLIRKIPGIKSGLCFMEITGKDSKCEFCMFEKVFEQKSSFSISTTNFLKESKGHFEVVWAPLFDEKGEVTACVELIRDISKIKDLEAQLIQSEKLSALGLLAGGVAHEINNPLVGILNISQLLARRFDKNSKEMEMLNVIIEAGKETKNIVQNLLDYARQGIEKYEEFDIRESIEFATKIFGSRLKAKKITVENKLSQQIKVKASKGKIHQVFLNLMSNAIDAITDNGVITIDSLEKDGIKTIIFKDNGTGIKPEHIDKIFDPFFTTKDIGKGTGLGLAVISGIIHDIGWDIKVYSKFGEGTEFHIIINQ; encoded by the coding sequence ATGATCAAACAGTTATATAAGAGACTAAACCCATTTGAGATATTTTTGATATTATCATTACTCTTTGTTCTACTTATTACACTACTGATATATATCGACAAAAAAAGTAGCGAGAAATTAAACTTTTATGTATTCAAAACACAGGAAAAATCAATACTTAGACTCATTACTGCTATGGAAGAAGAGCTTGCAAATCTCAATTTATCACTAAATAGAATTGAACAGGATGAGACCAATATATCAAAAATTACAGATCAATTAATCATTATCCGTGATAACAAAACAATTCTGAAAAATTTTTTGGAGCAATACGAACTCAAAAAATCTCTCATTAAAAAGTCTGAAGATATTTTTATAGATAACATAGCAGATGTTGGTTATCTGGGTTTATACATAAAAAGAGATGATAAAATTTATATGGCCTTTTCAAATCTTGAAAAAATTATAAATGAAAATTTATTCAGCGAAAATATCTTCATCACCTACAAAGACGATAGAATTGTATATGCATCAGAGTACAAAGATTTTTTTAACAAAGTCAAAGATGTAAAATCAAAATCTCAGTTTTCTATTATAAGTAATAATGAAAAATTTGCCATAACCTCTGCGTCCTTCTACAGAGATTACAAAATATTTATTTATGCCCCCTTCAAATATTACTACACCGGATTCACAGATAAAGATGTAAAAATAGGTTTATCAGCTTTCATATTAGGCACTATAATATTGGTACTTCTGTTTTTGATAAAAAACTCAATAAATAGATTTATTTATGAAAAAGAGAAATTCGAAAAACTATTCCAATTGGAGCATGAAAAATTTCAAAGAATCGTTGAGTCGATTGAAGAAGGGGTTGCCCTAATTGATAGGAATTACAACCTAATCTGGGCTAATAGCTATTTAATTAGAAAGATACCAGGTATTAAAAGTGGATTATGTTTTATGGAGATCACAGGAAAGGATTCAAAATGTGAGTTTTGCATGTTTGAAAAAGTTTTCGAACAGAAAAGTAGCTTCAGTATATCCACCACAAACTTTTTAAAAGAATCAAAAGGGCATTTTGAGGTGGTCTGGGCACCTCTTTTTGATGAAAAAGGTGAAGTTACTGCATGTGTGGAATTAATAAGAGATATAAGTAAAATAAAAGACCTTGAGGCACAACTTATTCAGTCAGAAAAACTTTCTGCCCTCGGGCTTTTAGCCGGTGGTGTAGCCCACGAAATAAACAACCCACTCGTAGGGATATTGAATATTTCACAGCTTTTAGCCAGAAGATTTGATAAAAACTCAAAAGAGATGGAGATGCTAAATGTCATCATAGAAGCGGGAAAAGAAACAAAAAATATTGTTCAAAATCTACTGGACTATGCAAGGCAAGGTATAGAAAAGTATGAAGAATTCGATATAAGAGAGTCGATAGAATTTGCCACCAAGATCTTTGGAAGTAGACTAAAAGCTAAAAAGATAACTGTAGAAAATAAATTATCCCAGCAAATAAAAGTAAAAGCAAGTAAAGGAAAAATTCATCAGGTATTTTTGAATCTTATGTCCAATGCCATTGATGCAATAACAGATAACGGTGTAATAACTATTGATAGCCTTGAAAAAGATGGCATAAAAACAATTATATTCAAAGATAACGGTACCGGCATCAAACCTGAACATATCGATAAGATCTTCGACCCATTCTTCACTACAAAAGATATTGGCAAAGGTACAGGGCTTGGGTTAGCCGTCATAAGTGGAATTATTCACGACATCGGATGGGATATTAAAGTATATTCCAAATTTGGAGAGGGAACAGAGTTTCATATTATCATAAACCAATAA
- the mobA gene encoding molybdenum cofactor guanylyltransferase: MQNFSIAILAGGMSRRFGRDKSLAIIYGQPFYKLCFEKASRISDDVMLVAKDISKYPDLLGLKKVEDFSQEIQTPLMGIYSSLLNALYDKVFIWSVDAPLLKAEIIKTIVEKIEGYDASVPEISGKVHPLLACYKKDTAYRLHHFIENGNLKVMTFLEMIKTNYIDKSYFVCTDPQLISFSNINTEEDLLYLENKISIEK; encoded by the coding sequence ATGCAAAATTTCAGTATAGCCATATTGGCAGGAGGGATGTCCAGAAGATTTGGTAGAGATAAATCCCTTGCCATCATCTACGGTCAACCTTTTTATAAGCTATGCTTTGAAAAAGCCTCAAGGATCTCCGATGATGTCATGTTGGTGGCAAAAGATATTTCAAAATATCCAGATTTATTAGGTTTAAAGAAAGTTGAAGATTTCAGTCAAGAGATACAAACACCTCTTATGGGTATCTATTCCTCTCTTTTAAATGCACTATACGATAAGGTATTTATATGGTCTGTAGATGCACCATTATTAAAAGCTGAGATAATAAAAACAATAGTGGAAAAAATTGAAGGCTATGACGCTTCAGTACCGGAAATATCAGGGAAAGTACACCCATTGCTGGCTTGTTATAAAAAAGATACTGCATACAGATTACACCATTTTATAGAAAATGGTAACCTGAAAGTAATGACTTTTCTGGAGATGATTAAAACAAATTATATTGATAAATCATATTTTGTTTGTACCGACCCACAGTTGATATCTTTTTCAAATATTAATACGGAAGAAGATCTGCTATATCTTGAAAACAAAATCTCTATTGAAAAATGA